Below is a window of Candidatus Poribacteria bacterium DNA.
CTATAGGGATATCCTCCAGCGGACTGGCGGGGGATCTTTCCCTTTCCCGTTTCCTTCTGAAAAGGGTCATGAAACACCTCATTAAAGTCTAGAGGTGAGGGTCTAGAGTCTAAGATCTCTTTCATCCCTCGACTCTAGACCCTCGTCTCTCTATTTATCACACGTTTTCCACAAGCCACTGATAGCATTTTCTATAGCCGATGGCAGGGTCCTCCCTGCCCTCATATTCGGCGCACCAGACCCCGTCATATCCGGCTTCCTTAAGGCATTTGACGGCATAGTGCAGATCGATCTCCCCCTCGCCGAGGGCTGCGCCCCGATATTCACCTCTGCTCCCCGTGCCGTCCTTCATATGTGTGTGTAGAACGTATGGGGCGATTATCTCGTAGAAGTGGTTTATCGTCTTCAAATCATGGCCGAACCACCGGTAGTTCATCGTGTCCAGGTTCGATCCGACCCGTTTCGATCCGACCGATTCGAATATCCTCACCTGCAGCTCGGCGTCGTTGGTCACGAGCCCGTGATTATCGAGGGCGAAATAGACATCCAACTCCTCGGCGAAATCGAGACATCTTCTCAGACATCCCGCTATCGCCTCATCCCATCTCTCCTGGGGCACGGAGTCCTTGGGCCTGCCTCCCTCGGTCCTTATGACCTTCGTGCCCAGCGTTCTGGCCACCTCGCAGATCTTCCTCATCCTTTCGACCTGCTTTGCGATCTCATCCTCATCGAGCAGGACGAAATCGTTGCCGGCGCTCAGCGCTGAGACCTTCAACCCATATCTCTCCACGATCTGTCTGACTTTCTCCGCCTCGGCCTTCAGGTCTGAGACGTCCGGTTTCCACACATCAGCTATGGAGAGCTCGACATAACCGAAGCCCGTTTCGCTGGCATACCGTAAAAACTCCTCAAACGAATATCCAGGGAAGTTATAGTGTATAACCCCGATTTTCTTCTCGTCCATCACAGCTCCTCCCTTGTGGGATTCCACCCAAGTATACCATAGATCTGATTGGACTTCAACGGGGATTTACCCTTC
It encodes the following:
- a CDS encoding sugar phosphate isomerase/epimerase, which produces MDEKKIGVIHYNFPGYSFEEFLRYASETGFGYVELSIADVWKPDVSDLKAEAEKVRQIVERYGLKVSALSAGNDFVLLDEDEIAKQVERMRKICEVARTLGTKVIRTEGGRPKDSVPQERWDEAIAGCLRRCLDFAEELDVYFALDNHGLVTNDAELQVRIFESVGSKRVGSNLDTMNYRWFGHDLKTINHFYEIIAPYVLHTHMKDGTGSRGEYRGAALGEGEIDLHYAVKCLKEAGYDGVWCAEYEGREDPAIGYRKCYQWLVENV